The following coding sequences lie in one Fusobacterium sp. DD2 genomic window:
- a CDS encoding SDR family NAD(P)-dependent oxidoreductase, with amino-acid sequence MVNENRLKGKIAFITGATSGIGRSCAVKLAEFGMNLIIAARRESVLNELKEKLEKEHKIKVYVMPLDVRDSKAVVEKINGLLEEWKAIDILVNNAGLAFGLDKLYLNSNEDIDTVFDTNVKGMLYVNNAVVPLMLKRDVPCTIINMGSVAGDAAYAGGAVYCASKAAIKTLSDGLRIDLVDTKIKVTDIKPGLVETNFSMIRFKGDKERAEKVYKGIEPLTPDDIADSVAYVANLPANVHIAEMTIVCANQADGRVVHRHN; translated from the coding sequence ATGGTTAATGAGAACAGATTAAAAGGAAAAATTGCATTTATTACAGGTGCAACAAGTGGGATTGGAAGATCATGTGCAGTAAAATTAGCAGAATTTGGTATGAACTTGATTATTGCTGCAAGAAGAGAAAGCGTGCTTAATGAACTGAAGGAAAAACTTGAGAAAGAACATAAAATAAAAGTTTATGTTATGCCTCTTGATGTTAGAGATTCAAAAGCTGTTGTAGAAAAAATAAATGGACTTCTTGAAGAATGGAAAGCTATTGATATTTTAGTTAATAATGCTGGACTTGCTTTTGGACTTGATAAGCTATATCTAAATAGCAATGAAGATATTGATACTGTTTTTGATACAAATGTTAAAGGAATGTTATATGTAAATAATGCTGTTGTACCTTTAATGCTAAAAAGAGATGTACCTTGTACAATAATTAATATGGGATCTGTAGCTGGAGATGCTGCTTATGCTGGTGGAGCAGTTTACTGTGCTTCAAAGGCAGCAATTAAGACTTTATCAGATGGACTTAGAATAGACCTGGTTGACACTAAGATAAAGGTTACAGATATCAAACCAGGACTTGTAGAGACAAACTTTAGTATGATTAGATTCAAAGGAGATAAAGAAAGAGCTGAAAAAGTATATAAAGGAATAGAACCTTTAACTCCAGATGATATAGCTGACAGTGTTGCTTACGTCGCAAACCTTCCAGCTAATGTGCATATTGCAGAGATGACTATAGTATGTGCAAATCAAGCTGATGGTCGCGTTGTCCATAGACACAACTAA
- a CDS encoding shikimate kinase has translation MKDNIALIGFMGSGKTTIGKILAKYLDMKFIDIDKMIAAQEKKSINEIFAEKGEQYFRQLEREIVLHESLNNNIVISTGGGVIIDNENIKNLKETSFIVYLDCTVECIYERVKNSKTRPLLNVENMFEKIKELHDKRDWLYKISCDFRVDIDVDSNMYDTAEKIKKAYIES, from the coding sequence ATGAAGGATAATATTGCATTAATTGGCTTTATGGGAAGTGGAAAAACAACCATAGGAAAGATATTAGCCAAATATCTTGATATGAAATTTATTGATATAGATAAAATGATAGCAGCACAGGAAAAAAAGAGCATCAATGAGATATTTGCTGAAAAGGGAGAACAGTATTTTAGACAGTTAGAAAGAGAGATAGTTCTTCATGAGTCTCTAAATAATAATATTGTTATCTCTACAGGTGGAGGTGTTATCATTGATAATGAAAACATCAAAAATCTCAAAGAAACCTCTTTTATTGTCTATCTTGATTGCACTGTAGAATGTATTTATGAAAGAGTAAAAAATAGTAAAACAAGACCACTTTTAAATGTTGAAAATATGTTTGAAAAAATAAAGGAATTACATGATAAAAGAGACTGGCTCTATAAAATTTCATGTGATTTCAGAGTTGATATAGATGTTGACAGCAATATGTATGATACAGCAGAAAAAATAAAAAAAGCATATATTGAAAGTTAA
- a CDS encoding YitT family protein, with product MEKKNYKILKEYAGITIGCLLYATALNYFFIANHLAEGGVTGVCLILYYLIKFPVSIAYFLINIPLLLIGWKFVGRSFLFKTIYGTLCMSAFIALTHNLKYPTEDVMLAAIYGGLVIGMGLGIIFMMNGSTGGTDIISIVLNKYFDIPIGRTLFIMDLIILSIAGLIFGQRIVMYTLIGMLISSKTVDYFQEGLKKSKGVTIISHKYEILRERIMNETGRGITIINGEGGYSHSALPIVYCVVSKFELGKLKNIVRQTDPKAFVTITDVSEVLGEGFNPLDNKKKN from the coding sequence ATGGAAAAGAAAAATTACAAAATTTTAAAGGAATACGCAGGGATAACAATAGGTTGTTTACTTTATGCCACTGCTTTAAACTATTTTTTTATAGCAAATCACCTTGCTGAAGGTGGTGTTACAGGGGTATGTTTAATTCTTTATTACCTTATTAAATTTCCTGTTAGTATTGCGTATTTTTTAATAAATATTCCATTGCTGTTAATAGGATGGAAATTTGTAGGACGTTCTTTTCTTTTCAAAACCATATATGGAACTTTGTGTATGTCAGCATTTATTGCACTTACTCATAATTTAAAGTATCCAACTGAAGATGTGATGCTTGCAGCAATTTATGGTGGACTTGTAATTGGGATGGGATTAGGAATTATCTTTATGATGAATGGATCAACAGGTGGAACTGATATAATTTCCATAGTATTAAATAAGTACTTTGATATCCCAATTGGAAGAACGCTTTTTATTATGGATTTGATAATTTTAAGTATCGCAGGTCTTATATTTGGACAAAGAATAGTGATGTACACCCTTATAGGAATGCTTATCTCATCAAAAACTGTAGATTATTTCCAGGAAGGGTTAAAGAAATCTAAAGGTGTTACTATAATATCCCATAAATATGAGATTCTAAGAGAGCGTATTATGAATGAAACTGGAAGAGGAATAACAATTATCAATGGAGAGGGTGGTTATAGTCACTCTGCTCTTCCTATAGTTTACTGCGTTGTAAGCAAATTTGAGCTTGGAAAACTTAAAAACATTGTGAGACAGACAGATCCCAAAGCCTTTGTAACTATTACAGATGTTTCTGAAGTGTTAGGTGAGGGATTTAATCCTTTGGATAATAAAAAGAAAAATTAA